The proteins below are encoded in one region of Tolumonas auensis DSM 9187:
- the uca gene encoding urea carboxylase → MFSKVLIANRGAIACRIIRTLKSMGVTSVAVYSEADADSRHVLDADEAWSLGEGAAAQTYLAQNKLIAIARQTGAQAIHPGYGFLSENPDFARRCVEEGLVFLGPTPEQMVAFGLKHEARALAEAAQVPLLPGTGLLSSLDDALVEAARIGYPVMLKSTAGGGGIGMQRCFSAEELTSAYASVKRLSENNFSNGGMFLEKFIENARHIEVQMFGDGQGKVIAIGERDCSAQRRNQKVIEECPAPNLSDDVRQALQATAVQLGQQVCYRSAGTVEYVYDDLSGQFYFLEVNTRLQVEHGVTEQVYGVDLVRWMIELGAGELAPLDSLAKDLTPKGHAIQVRLYAEDPAKNFRPSAGLISHVSFPEQDRKTCRIDHWLDAGLEVPPFFDPMLAKLIAWSADREQTIQQLSAMLQHSEVYGIETNRDYLLALLSSEVVQQGKVLTRTLNEFSYTPATIDVLSGGTQTTIQDFPGRVGYWDIGVPPSGPMDNWSFRLGNRLLKNDETCAGLEITLSGPTLKFNTARQIVLSGAAIDAKLDGAPVPMWQVVTVPAGSTLQLGKVATAGARSYLLLAGGIDCPEYLGSRSTFTLGQFGGHVGRSLQAGDVLHLPEQSVLVAEQSLPTELQPAIANQWELRVIYGPHGAPDFFTDNDITAFFATDYEVHYNSSRTGVRLIGPKPEWARADGGEAGLHPSNLHDNAYAIGTVDFTGDMPVILGPDGPSLGGFVCPATIVKADLWKMGQLKAGDKVRFVPVSIADAERLERAQLAELDSLTAQPVTVEIAPPTTPVLKILAAEKYGEKVVYRPSGDDYLLVEYGTQVLDIRLRFRAHALMLWLQEAGIAGVLELTPGIRSLQIHYDNLQLPLTRLLELLEQAESELTDIEQIKVPARIVHLPLSWDDEATRLAIRKYDELVRKDAPWCPSNIEFIRRINGLDSIEQVKEIVFNANYLVMGLGDVYLGAPVATPLDPRHRLVTTKYNPARTWTPENAVGIGGAYLCVYGMEGPGGYQFVGRTLQMWNRYRQTAEFSQPWLLRFFDQIKFYEVSAEELLKIRRDFPRGRYPLKIEEIEFSLADYNQLLDEHADEIRVAKERQQTAFEAERQRWIESGQANFSADGDMMLETGEEEELPDHHKAVESLVSGNVWQMLVNEGEQVKAGQPLLIIESMKMEIEVLAPHAGLVVNVCREAGQQVRAGQRLLVLEE, encoded by the coding sequence ATGTTCAGTAAAGTATTGATTGCCAACCGCGGCGCGATTGCCTGCCGAATTATCCGCACCCTGAAAAGCATGGGTGTTACCTCTGTAGCGGTATATAGCGAAGCCGATGCGGACAGCCGTCATGTGTTAGACGCTGACGAAGCCTGGTCACTCGGTGAAGGTGCTGCCGCACAAACCTATCTCGCGCAAAACAAACTCATCGCCATTGCCAGACAGACCGGCGCGCAGGCCATTCATCCCGGTTATGGTTTCCTCAGTGAAAACCCGGATTTTGCCCGTCGTTGTGTCGAGGAAGGGCTGGTGTTTTTAGGCCCGACCCCGGAGCAGATGGTGGCGTTTGGTCTGAAACACGAAGCGCGGGCGCTGGCGGAAGCGGCACAGGTGCCGTTATTGCCGGGCACCGGTTTGTTGTCATCATTGGATGATGCGTTAGTTGAAGCGGCACGCATTGGTTATCCGGTGATGCTGAAAAGTACCGCCGGTGGTGGTGGTATTGGTATGCAGCGCTGCTTTTCTGCGGAAGAGCTGACGTCAGCGTATGCATCGGTCAAACGGCTGTCGGAAAACAACTTCAGCAACGGCGGCATGTTCCTCGAAAAGTTTATCGAAAATGCCCGTCATATCGAAGTACAGATGTTTGGTGATGGTCAGGGTAAGGTGATTGCCATTGGTGAACGTGACTGCTCCGCCCAGCGCCGTAACCAGAAAGTGATTGAAGAGTGTCCGGCGCCGAACCTCTCCGACGACGTGCGTCAGGCATTACAAGCGACCGCGGTGCAACTGGGTCAGCAGGTGTGCTACCGCAGTGCCGGTACCGTGGAATATGTCTATGACGACCTCAGTGGCCAGTTCTATTTTCTCGAAGTAAACACCCGCTTGCAGGTCGAGCACGGTGTTACCGAGCAGGTGTATGGCGTGGATCTGGTGCGCTGGATGATTGAACTGGGCGCCGGTGAACTGGCACCACTGGATAGTCTGGCGAAAGATCTGACGCCGAAAGGGCATGCCATTCAGGTGCGGTTGTATGCCGAAGATCCGGCGAAGAATTTCCGTCCGAGTGCCGGGCTGATCAGTCATGTCAGCTTTCCAGAGCAGGATCGCAAAACCTGCCGTATCGATCACTGGCTGGATGCCGGTCTGGAAGTGCCGCCGTTCTTTGATCCAATGCTGGCAAAACTGATTGCCTGGTCGGCAGATCGTGAGCAGACCATTCAGCAACTGAGCGCTATGCTGCAGCACAGCGAAGTTTACGGCATCGAAACCAACCGTGATTATCTGCTGGCGCTGCTGAGCAGTGAGGTGGTGCAGCAGGGCAAAGTGCTGACCCGCACCTTGAATGAATTCAGTTACACCCCGGCAACGATTGATGTGCTCTCCGGTGGCACGCAGACCACCATTCAGGATTTCCCCGGCCGCGTTGGTTACTGGGATATCGGCGTGCCGCCGTCCGGTCCGATGGATAACTGGTCGTTCCGTCTGGGCAACCGTTTACTGAAGAATGACGAAACCTGTGCCGGACTGGAAATTACCCTGTCCGGGCCGACACTGAAATTCAATACCGCCCGTCAGATCGTGCTCAGTGGTGCCGCTATCGACGCAAAACTTGATGGTGCACCTGTGCCGATGTGGCAGGTGGTCACGGTGCCGGCGGGCAGCACGTTGCAGCTGGGCAAAGTGGCGACTGCCGGGGCGCGCAGCTATCTGCTGCTGGCGGGCGGCATTGATTGTCCGGAATATCTGGGCAGCCGTTCCACCTTTACGCTGGGGCAGTTTGGCGGTCATGTCGGCCGCTCGCTTCAGGCCGGGGATGTGTTGCATCTGCCGGAACAGTCTGTACTGGTAGCAGAACAAAGCTTACCGACTGAACTGCAACCCGCGATTGCCAATCAGTGGGAACTCCGCGTCATTTACGGCCCGCACGGTGCGCCGGATTTTTTCACCGATAACGATATTACCGCCTTCTTCGCCACCGACTACGAGGTGCATTACAACTCCAGCCGGACCGGGGTGCGTCTGATTGGCCCGAAACCGGAGTGGGCACGCGCCGATGGTGGCGAGGCGGGATTACATCCGTCCAACCTGCACGACAACGCGTATGCCATCGGGACGGTGGATTTTACCGGCGATATGCCGGTTATCTTAGGGCCGGATGGCCCGAGTCTGGGCGGCTTTGTCTGTCCGGCCACCATTGTTAAAGCCGACCTGTGGAAGATGGGCCAGCTGAAAGCGGGCGATAAAGTGCGTTTCGTGCCGGTGTCGATTGCCGATGCCGAAAGACTGGAACGCGCCCAGCTGGCAGAACTGGACTCATTAACCGCACAACCGGTTACTGTTGAAATTGCACCGCCCACCACGCCGGTGCTGAAAATCCTGGCGGCGGAAAAATACGGTGAAAAAGTAGTGTATCGCCCGAGTGGTGATGATTATCTGCTGGTGGAATACGGCACGCAGGTGCTGGATATTCGCCTGCGTTTCCGTGCCCATGCGCTGATGCTGTGGCTGCAGGAAGCCGGTATTGCCGGGGTGCTGGAACTCACGCCGGGCATCCGTTCGCTGCAGATCCATTACGATAATCTGCAGTTACCATTGACGCGGTTACTGGAATTACTGGAACAGGCGGAAAGCGAGCTGACCGATATCGAGCAGATCAAAGTGCCGGCGCGTATCGTGCATCTGCCACTGTCGTGGGATGACGAAGCGACCCGGCTGGCGATCCGCAAATACGATGAGCTGGTGCGTAAAGATGCGCCGTGGTGCCCGTCGAATATCGAGTTTATCCGCCGCATTAACGGGCTCGACTCCATCGAACAGGTCAAAGAGATTGTCTTTAATGCCAACTATCTGGTGATGGGCTTGGGTGATGTCTATCTCGGTGCGCCGGTGGCAACACCACTCGATCCGCGGCATCGGCTGGTGACCACCAAATACAACCCGGCACGCACTTGGACCCCGGAAAATGCGGTCGGCATCGGCGGCGCGTACCTTTGCGTGTATGGCATGGAAGGGCCGGGCGGTTATCAGTTTGTCGGTCGCACGCTGCAGATGTGGAACCGCTATCGCCAGACTGCCGAATTCAGCCAGCCATGGCTGCTGCGCTTCTTCGATCAAATCAAATTCTATGAAGTCTCTGCGGAAGAGTTACTGAAAATCCGCCGTGATTTCCCGCGCGGGCGTTATCCGCTGAAGATAGAAGAAATCGAGTTCTCACTGGCCGATTATAACCAGCTGCTGGATGAACATGCGGATGAAATCCGGGTGGCGAAAGAACGCCAGCAAACCGCGTTTGAAGCCGAGCGTCAGCGCTGGATTGAAAGCGGTCAGGCCAACTTCAGTGCCGACGGCGACATGATGCTGGAAACCGGCGAAGAGGAAGAGCTGCCGGATCATCACAAGGCGGTGGAAAGTCTGGTCTCCGGTAACGTCTGGCAGATGCTGGTCAACGAAGGTGAGCAGGTCAAGGCCGGCCAGCCGTTGCTGATCATCGAATCGATGAAGATGGAAATTGAGGTGCTGGCACCGCATGCCGGTCTGGTGGTCAATGTCTGTCGTGAAGCCGGACAGCAGGTGCGCGCCGGACAACGTTTACTGGTACTGGAGGAATAA
- a CDS encoding HAD family hydrolase: MNTSAGRKPLKAIFFDFDGTLVNSEPLHFQMWQQVLAAYGVGLTVEQYKEHYAGVPTTLNAEDMVRRFALPVPYNVISDAKKSLTRAVVASAGFPLMPAVRDILAHFSGHDLKLGIVTGAARRNVDVTLRVHALHDYFSVIVSGEDISRNKPAPDCYLLAMAQLGITPAECLTFEDTESGVRAAASAGVACLAVPTPMSAHHDFSTAEGVFASLQEASAWVDTTFLTGTK, from the coding sequence ATGAATACATCGGCTGGACGTAAGCCGCTGAAGGCGATCTTCTTTGATTTTGACGGCACGCTGGTGAATTCGGAGCCGTTGCATTTTCAGATGTGGCAGCAGGTGTTAGCGGCCTATGGGGTTGGCTTAACCGTTGAGCAGTATAAAGAGCATTACGCGGGTGTGCCGACCACATTAAATGCCGAAGATATGGTAAGGCGGTTTGCTTTGCCGGTGCCGTACAATGTCATCTCGGATGCGAAAAAATCACTCACCCGGGCGGTCGTTGCGAGTGCGGGGTTTCCGTTAATGCCGGCGGTGCGGGACATACTGGCGCATTTTTCCGGCCATGATCTGAAGCTGGGAATTGTGACGGGGGCCGCCAGACGCAATGTGGATGTGACATTACGGGTGCATGCCTTGCATGACTATTTTTCGGTGATTGTGTCCGGGGAGGATATCAGCCGGAACAAACCGGCGCCGGATTGTTACCTGCTGGCCATGGCGCAACTGGGGATTACCCCGGCCGAATGTCTGACGTTTGAAGATACGGAATCTGGTGTCAGGGCGGCTGCTTCGGCGGGCGTGGCGTGTCTGGCGGTACCGACTCCCATGTCTGCGCACCACGATTTTTCGACTGCCGAGGGCGTCTTTGCCTCATTACAGGAGGCCTCGGCCTGGGTGGATACAACGTTTCTGACCGGCACCAAATAA
- a CDS encoding urea amidolyase associated protein UAAP1 — protein MAELLYEDALPGGSHWSMVMPAGSLLKITDVEGGANVGMLFYNPRNLLERYNAPDTLKCQHTFKLTTGHCLYSDMGRIFCSVIQDDTGWIDTVAGTTNKAKIAARWGDRDYQHERNLWKQNGYDSFLVEVAKYGLGARDLAANLNLFSKVFTDDEGNLQFAEGHSQAGNTITLRFEMETLVVFNTCPHPMNPAADYPRKPIQYGVYKADPVAADDICRMSRPENGRGFENTRRYVCCAGH, from the coding sequence ATGGCCGAATTACTGTATGAAGATGCACTGCCGGGTGGCAGTCACTGGTCGATGGTGATGCCGGCAGGGTCGCTGCTGAAAATCACCGATGTGGAAGGTGGCGCCAATGTCGGGATGCTGTTTTACAACCCGCGCAACCTGCTGGAGCGTTATAACGCGCCGGATACGCTGAAATGTCAGCACACCTTTAAACTGACGACCGGGCATTGTCTGTATTCCGATATGGGCCGCATTTTTTGCTCGGTTATTCAGGATGATACCGGCTGGATCGATACCGTGGCCGGTACCACCAACAAAGCCAAAATCGCGGCGCGCTGGGGCGATCGTGATTATCAGCATGAGCGCAATCTGTGGAAGCAGAACGGCTACGACAGCTTTCTGGTGGAAGTGGCGAAATACGGGCTAGGCGCGCGCGATCTGGCGGCGAACCTCAATCTGTTCAGCAAAGTGTTTACCGATGATGAAGGTAATCTGCAGTTTGCCGAAGGGCATTCCCAGGCTGGCAACACGATAACCCTGCGCTTTGAAATGGAAACGCTGGTGGTGTTTAACACCTGTCCGCATCCGATGAACCCGGCTGCTGACTATCCGCGCAAACCCATTCAGTACGGGGTGTATAAGGCGGATCCGGTGGCGGCGGATGATATCTGCCGCATGTCCCGTCCGGAAAATGGCCGTGGTTTTGAAAATACCCGTCGTTATGTTTGCTGTGCCGGTCACTAA
- the atzF gene encoding allophanate hydrolase: protein MTQPMTISAIHDAYRRGELTPHQLVHRCLQQAQADERHVWISLLSSEQLQSYLDGLEGHSPDDLPLFGIPFAIKDNIDLAGLPTTAACPDFAYQPPASAFVVQQLIAAGAIPLGKTNLDQFATGLVGVRSPYGACQNSIDPDYISGGSSSGSAVAVATSQVCFSLGTDTAGSGRVPAAFNNILGLKGTKGRISCSGVVPACKSLDCVTIFAQTAADLAAVWPIAAQFDPQDPFAREAQTAKPIPAQFRFGVPAQDQLKFFGDEAAEVLFWQSVRTLEALGGKAITVDLEPFLQAARLLYEGPWVAERLAAIKDFFRADPGRCLPVIQTIVGGAESRSAVEAYEALYELQRLKRIADAELAKVDLIVTPTTGTIYKIQDVKVDPIQLNSNLGYYTNFMNLLDYSAIALPAGFRTGGDKQNLPFGITLFAPAFQDDVLLALGDQWQRQLALPLGAGHQPLPANTPVVVMPQADTIDVVVCGAHLSGLPLNWQLTERHAVLVQTTTTAACYRMYALAGGPPYRPGLIRDEQVGKAIEVEVWRVPAAEFGSFVAGIPAPLGIGKVQLADGSRVSGFICEPYGIAGAEEITALGGWRHYMRRKNA, encoded by the coding sequence ATGACGCAACCGATGACCATCAGTGCCATTCATGACGCATATCGCCGCGGGGAACTGACCCCGCATCAGTTAGTACACCGCTGTCTGCAGCAGGCGCAGGCGGACGAACGCCATGTCTGGATCTCGCTGCTTTCCAGCGAACAGCTACAATCGTATCTTGACGGGCTGGAAGGACATTCGCCGGACGATCTGCCCCTGTTCGGCATTCCGTTTGCGATCAAGGACAACATCGATCTGGCCGGGCTGCCGACGACCGCGGCGTGTCCGGATTTTGCCTATCAGCCGCCGGCATCAGCCTTTGTGGTGCAGCAATTGATTGCAGCCGGTGCCATTCCGCTGGGTAAAACCAACCTCGATCAGTTTGCAACCGGGCTGGTGGGCGTGCGCAGCCCATATGGTGCATGTCAGAACAGTATTGATCCGGACTATATCTCCGGTGGCTCCAGCTCCGGTTCGGCGGTGGCGGTGGCGACCAGTCAGGTCTGTTTTTCACTGGGCACCGATACCGCCGGTTCAGGTCGGGTACCGGCAGCGTTTAACAATATTCTCGGCTTAAAAGGCACCAAAGGGCGCATCAGTTGTTCTGGCGTGGTGCCGGCCTGCAAGAGCCTGGATTGCGTGACCATCTTTGCACAGACCGCGGCGGATCTGGCGGCGGTCTGGCCGATTGCGGCGCAGTTTGATCCGCAGGATCCGTTTGCACGGGAAGCGCAGACGGCAAAACCAATTCCAGCTCAGTTCCGCTTTGGTGTTCCGGCGCAAGACCAACTGAAGTTTTTCGGCGATGAAGCAGCGGAAGTCCTGTTTTGGCAATCCGTCAGAACATTGGAGGCTTTGGGTGGCAAGGCCATCACCGTTGATCTTGAACCTTTCCTACAGGCCGCGCGTCTGCTGTATGAAGGTCCGTGGGTGGCGGAGCGGTTGGCGGCGATTAAGGATTTCTTCCGCGCCGATCCCGGCCGTTGTCTGCCGGTGATTCAGACCATTGTCGGGGGTGCTGAGTCGCGCAGTGCCGTGGAGGCCTATGAAGCATTGTATGAGTTGCAACGCCTGAAACGAATTGCCGATGCCGAGCTGGCGAAGGTAGATCTGATTGTCACGCCGACCACCGGTACGATTTATAAAATTCAGGATGTGAAAGTGGATCCGATCCAGCTCAACAGCAATCTCGGTTATTACACCAACTTTATGAATCTGCTGGATTACAGCGCGATCGCCTTACCTGCCGGTTTCCGTACCGGTGGCGACAAGCAGAATTTACCGTTCGGGATCACGCTGTTTGCACCGGCCTTTCAGGATGACGTACTGCTGGCATTGGGCGATCAGTGGCAACGACAGCTGGCATTACCGCTGGGCGCGGGTCATCAGCCATTACCTGCCAATACCCCCGTGGTTGTCATGCCGCAGGCAGATACGATTGATGTGGTGGTGTGCGGAGCGCATCTTTCCGGTCTGCCGCTGAACTGGCAGCTGACGGAACGCCATGCAGTCTTGGTGCAGACCACCACCACGGCAGCTTGTTACCGCATGTATGCACTGGCGGGCGGGCCGCCGTATCGTCCGGGGCTGATCCGTGATGAACAAGTCGGCAAGGCGATTGAGGTGGAAGTGTGGCGTGTACCGGCAGCAGAGTTCGGCTCCTTTGTCGCCGGCATTCCGGCACCACTGGGTATTGGCAAGGTACAACTGGCTGATGGCAGCCGGGTGTCCGGATTTATTTGTGAACCGTACGGCATTGCCGGCGCCGAAGAGATCACCGCGCTGGGTGGCTGGCGGCATTATATGCGCCGGAAAAACGCATAA
- a CDS encoding putative urea ABC transporter substrate-binding protein: MKKSSFGSSFRKWLCVGLLPVFLFGSVPAFAKEKFKVAWTIYAGWMPWDYAAQSGIVKKWADKYDIEIDVVQVNDYVESINQYTAGGFDGCVMTNMDALTIPAAGGVDSTALIVGDYSNGNDGIVLKDKTSLKDIQGQSVNLVELSVSHYLLARALETQGLSEKDVTVVNTSDADLVSAFTTPDVTATVTWNPLLSEIMKQPNANKVFDSSQIPGEILDLMVVKTDKLKAHPELGKALTGAWYEIMGVMSGSDAKAKEARTLMAKAAGTDLADYDSQLKATFMFYKPADAVAQTQSPNLKLTMQQVAEFSYKHGLLGDSAPNAGFVGVQTPTGIYGDANNVKLRFDPTYMQMAADGKL; this comes from the coding sequence ATGAAAAAATCTTCATTTGGCTCGTCATTCCGCAAATGGCTGTGTGTTGGCCTGTTGCCGGTCTTTTTATTCGGTTCTGTTCCTGCGTTTGCGAAAGAAAAATTCAAAGTTGCCTGGACGATTTATGCCGGCTGGATGCCCTGGGACTATGCGGCGCAAAGCGGTATTGTCAAAAAATGGGCGGATAAATACGACATTGAGATTGATGTCGTACAGGTCAACGACTACGTCGAATCGATCAACCAATATACCGCGGGTGGCTTTGATGGTTGCGTGATGACCAACATGGATGCGCTGACGATCCCGGCGGCCGGTGGCGTTGATTCTACCGCGCTGATCGTGGGTGATTATTCCAACGGCAATGACGGTATCGTACTGAAAGACAAAACCTCACTGAAAGATATTCAGGGTCAGTCGGTGAATCTGGTTGAACTGAGTGTGTCGCATTATCTGCTGGCGCGTGCGCTGGAAACGCAGGGGCTGAGCGAGAAGGATGTGACGGTCGTGAATACCTCGGATGCCGATCTGGTTTCCGCTTTTACTACACCGGATGTCACTGCAACAGTGACCTGGAACCCGCTGTTATCTGAAATCATGAAACAGCCGAATGCGAACAAAGTATTCGATTCCAGCCAGATCCCCGGTGAAATTCTTGATTTGATGGTGGTGAAAACCGACAAGCTGAAAGCGCACCCTGAGTTGGGTAAAGCGCTGACCGGTGCCTGGTATGAAATCATGGGTGTGATGTCGGGTTCGGATGCCAAAGCCAAAGAGGCGCGCACGCTGATGGCGAAAGCGGCCGGCACGGATCTGGCGGACTATGACTCGCAGCTGAAAGCGACGTTCATGTTCTATAAACCAGCGGATGCGGTGGCGCAGACTCAGAGCCCGAATCTGAAGCTGACCATGCAGCAGGTAGCGGAGTTTTCCTACAAGCACGGCCTGTTAGGTGACAGTGCACCGAATGCCGGTTTTGTCGGGGTGCAGACGCCAACCGGGATTTACGGTGACGCCAACAACGTGAAGCTGCGTTTTGATCCGACTTATATGCAGATGGCTGCCGACGGCAAGCTGTGA
- a CDS encoding ABC transporter permease: MARLINRQPDRLGRWLLALLPFVIVLVLYLLNSEARLAVNPNDKLLPSFPAIFDSIAKMAFEPSRRTGEYLLWADTLSSLRLLLMGVGISALLGLSVGLLNGGIPLIRIPFSPLVTTVSLIPPMAILPILFIVFGLGDLAKVMLIVIGICPILIRDLQLKTLSLPEEQLIKAQTLGATSWQILLRMMLPQVLPRLFEAVRLTLGSAWLFLIAAEAIAATQGLGYRIFLVRRYLDMSVILPYVVWITLLAFAMDWLLKVTARKAFPWYFGRNGEAQG, translated from the coding sequence ATGGCCCGACTCATTAATCGACAACCGGATCGCTTAGGTCGCTGGTTACTGGCACTGCTGCCGTTTGTGATTGTGCTGGTGCTTTATTTGCTGAATTCAGAAGCGCGTCTGGCGGTGAACCCGAATGACAAGCTGCTGCCTTCTTTTCCGGCGATCTTTGATTCGATTGCAAAAATGGCGTTCGAGCCGAGCCGTCGTACCGGGGAATACCTGCTGTGGGCCGATACGCTGTCCAGCCTGCGTCTGCTGCTGATGGGGGTCGGCATCAGTGCGCTGCTGGGGCTGAGTGTCGGCTTGCTGAATGGCGGCATTCCGCTGATCCGGATCCCTTTTTCACCGCTGGTCACGACTGTGTCGTTGATCCCGCCGATGGCGATCCTGCCGATTCTGTTCATTGTATTCGGACTCGGCGATCTGGCGAAGGTGATGCTGATTGTGATTGGCATCTGCCCGATCCTGATCCGTGATTTGCAGTTAAAAACACTGAGTCTGCCGGAAGAACAACTGATCAAGGCGCAGACACTGGGGGCGACCAGCTGGCAGATTTTGCTGCGCATGATGTTGCCGCAGGTGTTACCGCGTCTGTTTGAGGCGGTCCGTCTGACACTCGGCAGTGCCTGGCTGTTCCTGATTGCAGCGGAGGCGATTGCCGCGACGCAGGGGCTGGGCTACCGGATTTTCCTGGTGCGGCGTTACCTCGATATGTCGGTGATCCTGCCGTATGTGGTCTGGATCACGCTGCTGGCGTTTGCGATGGACTGGTTATTAAAAGTGACGGCCCGGAAAGCGTTCCCCTGGTATTTCGGTCGTAACGGGGAGGCACAGGGATGA
- a CDS encoding urea amidolyase associated protein UAAP2: protein MIKESLLNPVDVAYRETVRAGDYWMKVVKAGQTIRIVDSEGNQAADTLFYSAANPAERYSAVDTIREQGNVYLTTGSVLMTNEGHPMLEIVADTCGRHDTLGGACATESNQVRYDLGKKHMHACRDSWLLAVTENPEFGMSKRDITHNINFFMNVPITADGGLSFADGISAPGKYVELKALMDVIVLISNCPQLNNPCNAYNPTPVDVLVWN from the coding sequence ATGATCAAGGAAAGTCTGTTAAACCCGGTTGATGTTGCCTATCGCGAAACGGTGCGGGCGGGGGATTACTGGATGAAAGTGGTAAAAGCCGGCCAGACCATCCGCATTGTCGATTCGGAAGGTAATCAGGCGGCGGACACACTGTTTTACTCAGCGGCTAACCCGGCCGAGCGTTACAGCGCGGTGGATACCATCCGTGAGCAGGGCAATGTCTATCTGACGACAGGTTCTGTATTGATGACCAACGAAGGCCATCCGATGCTGGAGATTGTCGCCGATACCTGCGGTCGTCACGACACACTGGGCGGTGCCTGTGCCACCGAGAGTAATCAGGTGCGTTACGATCTGGGCAAAAAACACATGCATGCCTGCCGCGACAGCTGGTTGCTGGCGGTGACCGAAAATCCGGAATTCGGCATGAGCAAACGCGACATCACCCATAACATCAACTTCTTCATGAACGTGCCGATCACCGCGGATGGTGGTTTGAGCTTTGCCGACGGTATCAGTGCGCCGGGTAAATATGTCGAGCTGAAAGCATTGATGGATGTGATTGTGCTGATTTCCAACTGTCCGCAGCTGAACAACCCGTGTAATGCCTACAACCCGACCCCGGTTGACGTGCTGGTCTGGAATTAA
- a CDS encoding ABC transporter ATP-binding protein — MSMPILQAKNVWKEYGDVCVLERINVSINAGEFVTVVGASGCGKSTFLKLVLGTESVSRGELLLDGKPIPQEPDEHRGIVFQKYSVFPHLTALGNVLLADEFAQSRWLGKLFGAAKKQAEERAVAMLERVGLGHALQRYPSELSGGMQQRLAIAQALMKKPRILLLDEPFGALDPGIRADMHQLIRELWLQQGLTIFMVTHDLKEGFALGSRLWVFDKARHDPQSPQRYGAQITYDIPLHGGKLKAEDAQRFSPEALLSSEKTEGEQ, encoded by the coding sequence ATGAGTATGCCAATCCTGCAGGCGAAAAACGTCTGGAAAGAATACGGCGATGTGTGTGTGCTGGAGCGCATCAACGTCTCCATCAATGCCGGTGAGTTTGTCACGGTGGTCGGTGCATCCGGTTGTGGCAAAAGCACCTTCCTGAAACTGGTGCTGGGCACCGAGAGTGTGTCGCGCGGCGAGTTGTTGCTGGATGGCAAACCGATCCCGCAGGAACCGGACGAGCATCGCGGCATCGTGTTCCAGAAGTATTCGGTGTTTCCGCATTTAACCGCACTCGGCAATGTGCTGCTGGCGGATGAGTTCGCGCAATCCAGATGGCTGGGCAAGTTGTTCGGTGCTGCAAAAAAGCAGGCGGAAGAGCGCGCGGTAGCGATGCTGGAACGGGTGGGCTTAGGTCATGCGTTACAGCGTTATCCGAGTGAACTGTCCGGCGGCATGCAACAACGGCTGGCGATTGCGCAGGCACTGATGAAAAAGCCGCGCATTCTGCTGCTGGATGAACCGTTCGGGGCGCTGGATCCCGGTATCCGCGCGGATATGCATCAGCTGATCCGTGAACTGTGGTTACAGCAGGGCTTAACCATTTTCATGGTGACGCACGATTTGAAAGAGGGATTTGCGCTGGGCAGCCGGTTGTGGGTGTTTGATAAAGCACGGCATGACCCGCAATCGCCGCAACGCTATGGCGCGCAAATTACCTATGACATTCCTTTACACGGTGGAAAGCTGAAAGCCGAAGATGCGCAACGCTTTTCACCGGAAGCACTCTTATCCTCAGAAAAAACAGAAGGGGAGCAATAA